The Candidatus Obscuribacter sp. region GTAAAGTCACACTTTTGAGCTCGTCTAGTGAGCGGTGGTGAGTAAGAGCTGGTCCACGGGCTAGTGCTAGAGAGAGTATCAGCTTAACTACCCAATCAGGAGTCAAGACCTGGGTAAAAGCAATCAGCTCATTTTGCTCTGTTTGTTTTGCACCCTGGACGATAGATTTGTTTGTCAGTTTGCGTCGGGCTTGACTCAGCCCCTGATAGACTGTGCCTACAAAAGCAGCCCTTGTGCCAAAGTTCATGCGCGGACTGCTTTCGGTTTTGGCTATGAGAGTGGTGGCACTCTCAAGAGCGGCCCTGGCTGCACTCGTTTGCATCAATCTGAGTCCGGCATTGAGCCAATCATACTCAGGTGGTGGGTTTTGTTTGAGTCCGGCCAGTAAGTGACCGGCCTGCATAGTCACCACATCTGGTGTGATATCCTGCATTAATTGGTCTGCGCTAAATGATATATAGGTGGCACAGGTCAGTAAGAGCAGTGCTTCTAAGTCACTTGTATCGCTCAGGTCCTGATGCTCTTTGAGCCACAGCAGTATGTCTTTACTGAGTTTTCTGACCATTTTACGCTCGGTGGCAAGTGTAAGGTCATGACTTAGTAATTCTGCCTGCAAATTTCTACACCGTCTCGTGCAAGTCGCGGTACAAAAGCACTGGAGTTTCGGCTGTCAGAGCGCTTGTTTTAGCTGTTTCTGCCGCCGATAGTAGTAGTCCTAGTTCCAGGAAGTCTTCTGGTACACAGGCAGCACCAAAGGATAGAGACAGAGTATTTTTGTCTACACCGGTAGCAAGTGGTGTTTTTGTCAAAGTGTTGACGATACGGTTGGCAAATACTCTGGCGCCTTCTCCCTTTGTATCGGGACAAAGCAAGGCATAGTCAAAAGATTCGTAGTGAGCCAAAAGGTCATTGTGACGCTTGGCTTGTGATATACGCAATACAGCTTCGCGCAGTGCCACAATTGGCATGGGCTCTCTGATTGAGCCATTGATGCCGCTTTTAACACGCATCTCAAAAATAATCACAGACAGAGGTGAGCCAGAGCGGTGCCCTCTAAAGTATTCTTGCTCCAAAAAATACAAAAAGGCAGGATAGTTAAACATGCCAGTGTCGCCCCGTCTGAGCGACATTATTACTTGTTGTACCACTGAGCTATCGACGGTCTTAGGCTCCAGTGCTGGCAGATTGCCGACACGCTTTTGTGGTGTGTTAAAGCCAGCCAGCCCGCATGTGATCATGTTGCACATGATAGGCACCCACTGACTGCGCAGGTAACCTAATTTTTCTACGATCTTTTGAGTGCTCGATTTGCCATCGATAGCGTCATAAAAGCGGCGCTGCAAGACAAACTCTACTGGGATTGCGGGCTTGAGCAGAGCCTTAAGGTCCTCGTCCGAGATACTTGGTATGAGTTTGACCAGAGTCGCCTCTGGTCTAAAGCCAGAGTGCTTGAGAAAGTTATGCTTGTCGAGCAGCTGCGCACCTTGCATTATCAGCGAATCCAGGTTGTCGTTGATGGTGCGCAGTTTGGTCAATACTTTGGGCTGGAAGAAAAATCTGCCTTCTTTCCAGGTGACAAGTTCATAGATACATTCTGGTCCGCGGTTATCGGGAGATGTAGCGTGAAAGGGCTGTCCTTCAATAAAAAATACTTCGGCAGCGCCGCGCTCGCCTGCTATCTCCAGTCGTCCTGTCATTTTAGCCAGGCTGATTGACTGAAACAGTGCTGT contains the following coding sequences:
- a CDS encoding DUF4388 domain-containing protein, translating into MQKEKHYSAKSIQILPGNPTATAIHQILTWALENQDKQVEVIWPSSKKGSEYKLIAHADPQGGDPKWAMSVAVQGQTQNLWDFASCDSLLVFNRIEVSLNEREGTGNSAAIKSTEEQAEDKALFHMPGDKQRSTIPIPAVVGQESSLNRTATVLNGDLAFVQITALFQSISLAKMTGRLEIAGERGAAEVFFIEGQPFHATSPDNRGPECIYELVTWKEGRFFFQPKVLTKLRTINDNLDSLIMQGAQLLDKHNFLKHSGFRPEATLVKLIPSISDEDLKALLKPAIPVEFVLQRRFYDAIDGKSSTQKIVEKLGYLRSQWVPIMCNMITCGLAGFNTPQKRVGNLPALEPKTVDSSVVQQVIMSLRRGDTGMFNYPAFLYFLEQEYFRGHRSGSPLSVIIFEMRVKSGINGSIREPMPIVALREAVLRISQAKRHNDLLAHYESFDYALLCPDTKGEGARVFANRIVNTLTKTPLATGVDKNTLSLSFGAACVPEDFLELGLLLSAAETAKTSALTAETPVLLYRDLHETV